The following are encoded in a window of Psychrobacter sp. P11F6 genomic DNA:
- the ribA gene encoding GTP cyclohydrolase II — protein sequence MSYQFITSAKLPTRHGEFDIHIFENDEGQEHVMLTVGLPVVDQHTADNSPSQTDATRAERTIPLIRIHSECLTGDAFSSLKCDCGPQLNTAMQAIQETGCGAILYLRQEGRGIGLTNKIRAYALQDQGHDTLDANLMLGLPADARIYDMCGPMLAHIGVDAVRLITNNPDKVAYLTEHGINVVERVPLLVGVNDMNAEYLATKRDRMGHLLDKDFNTALHLNK from the coding sequence ATGTCATATCAATTTATTACCAGTGCCAAACTACCTACTCGTCACGGCGAGTTTGATATTCATATCTTTGAAAACGACGAAGGTCAAGAGCATGTGATGCTGACTGTCGGTCTGCCTGTCGTCGATCAACATACGGCGGACAACTCACCGAGTCAAACGGACGCCACGCGAGCAGAAAGAACCATTCCATTGATTCGTATTCATTCAGAATGCTTGACGGGCGATGCTTTTAGCTCATTAAAATGTGACTGTGGGCCGCAGCTCAACACGGCGATGCAAGCAATACAAGAGACTGGCTGCGGGGCTATATTATACTTGCGCCAAGAAGGTCGCGGTATTGGTCTGACCAATAAGATTCGCGCTTACGCCCTGCAAGACCAAGGTCATGATACTTTAGATGCCAACCTCATGTTGGGCTTACCTGCTGATGCGCGCATTTATGATATGTGCGGCCCGATGCTCGCTCATATCGGTGTTGACGCCGTCAGACTCATCACTAACAATCCAGACAAAGTGGCTTATCTAACCGAGCACGGTATTAATGTCGTGGAACGCGTGCCTTTATTGGTTGGGGTGAATGATATGAATGCTGAATATTTAGCGACCAAGCGCGACCGCA